The Aquincola tertiaricarbonis genomic sequence AAACGGCCCATATCCTGGGAATTTCTGAACGAACCGCAACTGAGCACATGAAAAATGCAATGCATAAGCTCAACTGCAATTCCAAGCATCAAGCGGTTGTCAAAGCGATAAAATTCGGCATTCTCGGTTGAGCACTCATCCTCAGTCAGGTCGCAGGCCGTCGAATACATCATAGCGAGACTGAGCGAACCAACAACACCGCCACACAAAGCAAGAGAACAAACCCTAGCGCTCGACAAACCAACCAAGTTGTCGGACTGTAATTGCAATCTTTCGCTGCACGCCAAATTCTTGCCATCATCCAACTGAGCAACACAATGCTCGCGAGCATCGGTATAGATGCTCCGTTAAGCGCATTTGCTGCCCCGAGAGCGATTAGAGGCCAAGCTGCCGCGTCGACGCAGTGCAGAACACGCTTCATTGCGGTGCGGGTGACTTGATCCTTGATGACAATTATCTTAATCATGTCGTAGCAACGTACGTGGGTGCTGGCTGACCACCTCAGCTATAGCTCACCCCTTTGGCTTAAGCAAGGGCAACGACAATAACCGAAGTACGTCAATGCAAACCTGCGCAGGTTTGTTTGCACTGGCACGACTCTCTATAGGCCTTTCCGGCACAGCAAATGACCCTATTCAACAGGGTGCTATCCGCACATTCAAACACCGCAGAGATCCGGGAATAAACCACTTCGCGCGCCTTGCTGGTTTGCTGACGACGCCTGCCACCACGTGGCCTACCGCTCGTCGACTCACAAACATTGCTCCTGTCAAATTTGACAGGTTGTACCGATGGGCTGCTCCGCGCAACATGTGCTGCATCCGTCACCATGCCGAAAACCACCGGCACTGTTTGGCGACAGCCATCGGAGACATAGCTATGGCGCGGCACACCAACCAAGCGAATCGACCACCCGACGTCGCAAGAACGACGAACGGGCTACGGCGCAGCTCTCGCCCTCCGAGATGTCACGCATGCCGACGCGCATGGCACCGCATCGACCGCGCAAGCTGCCTGCAAGCGACCGCGGAATCGTTATCAAGCGAAGATGGATCCATCGTAATTACGCCTGTGCAACGTGGCCAGACGGTGGAGGTCCAGCGGGTGGAGTGCTCAGACGCTGGCCCCAAGTCCAGCGTTGCGGTGCTGTTCTTCCATGCAGAAGAGTTCAAAGCTTGGTGTGAGTCGGAGCCGATGCGCTTCAAACATCCCCTTCTCATGAGTCAGCTTGTGAGAAGGGTAGCGGACATGTTCGAGGCGCATGGACACCAGTGACAGCAAGCTGGGAGCGATGGAACATCTGCGGCTGAATGCGTTCCCGTGTGCTGGGGCGCTATCTTGGCAGCATCCTGCCGGAATCCCCCCGCTCATCGTGTTTGAGTTGATGGAGCAAGCGATCCACATTACCGGGTGCGACTGCGCATGCTTCATCAGCGTCGCTCGGGAGGAACCCGCGCACGGGGCCCGTCGGGCTGTTCTAGCACGATGTGCCGAGCTTTCCCGTGTGCTTGACGGTCTAAGCGAAGCCTTCGATTGCCCATGGCTCGAGCATGCACGAGCCTCACTTTGGCCGACCGTTGGCAGCAAGCTATGTATACGGTTACCGCAACACACGGTCTTCCAGTCCCTTGTTTCCACGCTAGGGTTCAGGTCTTCTCTCATCATTCCCATGCCACCTCCCCGACGGCTTGAGCGCACTGCGGCCCTTGTTCTTGGATCAGCTCAACAAGGGTATTTTGAGTCGATCGACACGATGAAGTTGGCGCAGGCAACTGGTATCGCGATGATGGTCAATCTTTGGCATTCATCTTCGGTGGCCGACGAGCTCAAGTCCAGGAGCCATCTGACATCGGACGAAGTCGCGCTGCTATGCGCTGAGCTGGAGGGTCTGTCCAGTAAGCAGATTGCGAAGACACTTGGTTTGGCGCCGGACGCGATTGACTGTCGCTTCCAGCGGATTTGCGCCAAGCTGCGGACGAAGACAAGGCGCGAGGCCCTTCGCATTGCTGTGGCGTACGGGTACATCGATGACAGGCCAGCGGGACCGCGCTGCCTGTCAGCTTAGGTGCATTGTCGCTACCGCGCCTCTGAAGCAAGCCTGGCGAACATCAGCTACGGTGCTCAACGCCTTGAATGTTTACACGGTGTACGCGCTGTAGGCCGCTCAGCCTTACGGTCGTATGCGCACCAACTGCTCCGTAACCGCAGCGCACCGAGGCCCGAAGCGCCCCATCCGCAATTCGTAAGAGAGCGCTATGGGCGTTTTGGCCAACTCGGAACTTCTTCAGGAGATCGCCTTCTCGATCTCCCTAGTCCACTGAATCCTTGAAATCGGCTGTGTATGCTTCATCTTGAAGGACATGCACAGGATGACATTGACGGACGACGATCGCGCGGATCTGGAGGCGGTGATCCGCAAGCGCAGTGGTAGCGCGGCGCTGGCTCGGCGGGCGCGCTGCGTGCTGCTGTGGGCTGATGGCGAGCGCCGGGTGGACATCCGAGCCAAGCTGGCCTGCAACGATGCCTTCGTCACGCGCTGGACAAAGGCCTTCGAGCTTCAGGGGCTGGCCGGGCTGGTATCGCTGCACCCTGGTCGCGCTCCCGTAAGGCCAGTGGCCAAGCTGGAAGCCCGGGTGCTGAACAAGACCCTGAAGCACAAACCCAAGGACGGCTCCACGCACTGGAGCAGCCGCAAGCTGGCGGCCGAGCTGGGCGATGTCTCGTTCTCCGCCGTGCAGCGCATCTGGCGCAAGCACGGCCTTCAGCCGCACCGCCTGGAACGGCACCTTGTTTCCAACGATCCGGACTTCGAAGCCAAGGCCGCTGACGTGATCGGGCTGTACCTCAACCCGCCTGCGCACGCTGCCGTGTTCTGCGTCGACGAGAAGACGGCCATCCAGGCCCTCGACCGCAAAGACCGGATGCTGCCGTTGGCTCCTGGCCGGGCCGAGAGCCATGGCTTCGAATACAAGCGCAACGGAACCTTGAGCCTGTTCGCCGCGCTGAACACCGCCACTGGCGAGGTGCTGGGCATGACCGCGCCGCGCCACACGAGCGAGCAGTTCGTCGGCTTCCTGGGCGACGTGGTCGCCAGCCAACCCCAAGGCCGCGAGATCCATGTCATCTGCGACAACGTCAGCAGCCACAAGACTGAGCTGGTTCAAGCCTTCCTGGCCAAGCACGGCAACGTCCAGATCCACTTCACGCCGACCTATTCGTCCTGGCTCAACCAAGTTGAGAACTGGTTCTCCCGCATCCAGCGCGACGTCATCAGCCGGGGCATCTTCACCTCCGTCAAGGACCTGGACAAGAAGCTCATGCGCTACATCCGCGAGCACAACAAGAGCCCCAAGCCGATCAAGTGGAAGTACGACAACCCGAACCGTCGACACCACCAATTTTTCTGATTCAGTGGACTAGGCGCTGGAACTACGCCGTATCCAGCCCACGACTGAGGCGAAGCACCTCCTAGCCTTGTATCAACGTCAACCGATCGACAAGGCTGCTGTGAACAGGCTCTCATCCTTTGCTAATAAAGCAGCGCTGTGTGTCACGCTCGCAAGCCAGGCAACCATCGCGGATGCGTCTGACGGCTGCCTGGTGCTCCTCTGCCTGGCCGCCCCCAGCTGGCGCGCCATTCCCCAGTGCGTGCCACCCATCCGTGAGCTGTTCCGCGACCTCGCACTGGGCCGACCCTTCCCGACCTGTGCGATGGCCGGTGCCGGCAACAGCGCCACTCACCGCTGGGCCAGCGCGCCAGACTTCTGCCCACCGCAGTACGTCACCAGCAGCGACACCGAGAGCAGCACGCAGTACCACTGCGACTACGCAGGCGCGGTGTCGGTGTCGATCCACGGTGAGCCCTTTGCCCGCACGTGGTGGCGGATGGACGGCGAAGCCGTCACCGAGTTCAGCCCCACCGCCAAGGCGCAACTGGGCGCTTGGGACCACCGTTTCGAAGACGACTACGCCGCTTGGCTCGCCAGCCAGCCGCCGGTCGCCCCGGACCCCACCGCACCGTGAGACGGCCATGGCACCCACCTGGCTCGCTCCCCTGCTGCTGACCTGCGCCCCGGAGGTCCACGCGGTGACGGCTTCCGCCCTCATCCACACCGAGAGCGCCTTCAACCCCTGGGCCATTGGCGTGGTCGGCGGCGCCTTGGTGCGCCAGCCGCGCAGCGCGGCCGAAGCCTTCGCGACCGCGCAAGCGCTGCGAGCTGCGGGCTGGAACTTCAGCGTCGGCCTGGCCCAGATAAACGTTCGCAACTGGGACCGCTTGGCCCTGACCGCCACCACCGCCTTCGACCCCTGCCACAACCTGGCCGCGATGCAGACGGTGCTGCTGGAGTGCCAGACCAGAGCGGGCCCTGGTCCTGTGCCGCCCGACCAGGCGTCCCTGCAACGCGTCCTCTCCTGCTACTACAGCGGCAACTTCGCCACCGGTTTCCAGCACGGCTACGTGCAACGTGTCCGCGCCGCCGTCTTGGCGGTGCGCCCTGTGTTCCCTGTCCCCTCGAAGGAGCAACCATGAGCCGCTTACTGTCCCTGACCCGCACGGCCGCCTGGGCCGTCACACCCTGGCTGGCCTCGGCCGCCCGCGCGCAAGGTTTCGACAAGGTCAACACGACCGTCATCAACGTCAACACCATCCTGGTGACGATCTCTGTCGCTGTCGTGACCATCGCGATCATCTGGGCCGGCTTCAAGATGATCTTCCAGGGCGCCCGACTCACCGACGTTGCCAACGTGCTCATCGGCGGCACGCTGGTGGGCGGCGCCGGCGCCTTCGCCGCCTTCATCGTCAACTGACAGGGGCGCGCCGTGCAGGCCGAGGTCATCTACAAGGGTGCCACCCGACCGGCGATGAAGCTGGGCATCCCGCTGGTGCCGTTGGTGCTGGTGCTGGGCACCGGCTTCCTGCTGATGCTGTGGGGCGGTCTCCTGGTCAGCGGCTGGATCGCGCTGGGGGTGCTGGTGGCCTGGGTCCCTGCCCTCATCAGCATGCGCCTGGTCACCGCCCAGGATGACCAGCGCTTCTGGCAGGCGTATCTCGCGGCCAAGCTGCGTTGGACGCACCACAACCGGCGCTTCTGGCAGTCGCGCAGCTATGCGCCCACCCTCTACCGCGGAGCCAGCGATGTTTACCGCCGCTGAACGTCAGGCGCCTGCCACGCCGCGCCGTCCTGGGCGCCGGCCGGCCTCCCACCTCCTGCACCCTCGGTGCTGGCATCAGGCACAGCACGAGAACCCGCTGTCGCGCTTCATCCCCTTCTCCTCGGTGCTGACGCCCAACGACGTGGTCACGCGCGGGGGCGACTACCTGCGGGTCTGGCGCCTGGAAGGCGTGCCCTTTGAGTGCGCCGACGAGCCCGACATCGCCGAGCGCCACGAGGCCCTGTGCAGCCTGCTGCGCAACCTCGCCGGTGGCCATTGGGCCGTCTGGACACACCGGCTGCACCGGAGGGTGGCGGACCAGCTGAGCGATCCCGCAGTGCCGGGGTTTGCGCAGGACCTGTCGCGGGCCTATCAGGCCCGCCTGGGTGAGCGACGGATGATGAGCCACGAGCTCTACCTGACCTTGGTCTACCGGCCCACCGTGTCCCGGGCCGGCCGGGCCTTGCAGTCAACGCAGCGCACCCGCGACGGCATCGCCCGGCTGCAGGCGGAGGCGCTGGTGGAGATGACCGAGCGCACCGCCCTGGTCGACCGGGTGCTGCGCCGCTTCGGGCCCCAGTTGATCGGCAGCCGCGAGCACCGCGGGAGGCTGTACTCCGAGGTGGCCGAGTTCCTCGGCTACCTGGTCAACGGCTGTTGGCGGCCGGTGCCGCTGGCCGCCGGACCGCTGTACCGCACCTTGCCCACGACCCGGCTGTCCTTTGGCGGCGACAAGCTGGAGCTGCGGCAGGGCGACACCTGCCGCTACGCGGCGCTGGTGGACATCAAGGAGTACGCCGACGCGGTGGAACCGGGGGTGCTCAACGCCTTGCTCTACGAGGCCAGCGAGTTCATTGAGACCCAGAGCTTCTCGATCCTGCCGCGGCGCGAAGCGATCCGCGCGCTCACCTTGCAGCGCGACCAGCTGATCGCCAGTGACGATGGGATCGCCACCCAGGTGGCGGGTATGGACGCCGCGCTGAACGATCTGGGGGACGGCCAATTCTGCATGGGTGAGTACCACTACAGCCTGGTCGTTTTCGGCGACGACGTCGCCGACGCCGGGCGCCGCGCAGCGCAGGCCATCGGTGCGGTCGGCGAGTCCTCCAGCCTGCAGATGGCGCCGGTGGACCTGGTGGCCGATGCCGCCTGGTTTGCGCAGTGGCCGGGCAACTGGCAGTGGCGGCCCCGGGAGGCCAAGCTGTCGTCGCGGGCCTTTGCGGCCCTGGCCAGCGGGCACAACTTCGCGCGCGGTAAGCGCGACGGCAACCCGTGGGGCGAAGCGCTCGCCTTGCTGGGAACGCCGTCCGGGCAGCCGTTCTACTTCAACTTCCACAGCAGCCCGCCGGGCCAGGACAGCACCGACCAGGCGCTGCCGGGCAACACCTTGATCATCGGCTCGACCGGTGTCGGCAAGACGACGCTGGAGATGTTCCTGCTGGTGCTGACGCGCAAGTGGACTCCGGCCCCCCGGCTGGTGCTCTTCGACCTGGACCGCGGCTGCGAGATCGCCATCCGGGCGCTCGGTGGGCGTTACCTGCGGCTGCAGGCGGGGCAGCCGACCGGGCTCAATCCGCTGCAGCACCCGCCGACCCCGGCACGGCTGCAGGCCTGGGCCCAGCTGGTGCGCACTTGCCTGGAGACCCCCACCCTGCCCCTGCTGCCGGCCGACGAGCGGGCGATCGCCGAGGCCGTCAAGGCCGTGGCCAGCATGCCGGCGGCGCTGCGGCGGCTGTCGACGGTGCGCCAGAACCTGCC encodes the following:
- a CDS encoding LuxR C-terminal-related transcriptional regulator, with amino-acid sequence MVNLWHSSSVADELKSRSHLTSDEVALLCAELEGLSSKQIAKTLGLAPDAIDCRFQRICAKLRTKTRREALRIAVAYGYIDDRPAGPRCLSA
- a CDS encoding lytic transglycosylase domain-containing protein, yielding MAPTWLAPLLLTCAPEVHAVTASALIHTESAFNPWAIGVVGGALVRQPRSAAEAFATAQALRAAGWNFSVGLAQINVRNWDRLALTATTAFDPCHNLAAMQTVLLECQTRAGPGPVPPDQASLQRVLSCYYSGNFATGFQHGYVQRVRAAVLAVRPVFPVPSKEQP
- a CDS encoding type IV secretion system protein VirB3; the encoded protein is MQAEVIYKGATRPAMKLGIPLVPLVLVLGTGFLLMLWGGLLVSGWIALGVLVAWVPALISMRLVTAQDDQRFWQAYLAAKLRWTHHNRRFWQSRSYAPTLYRGASDVYRR
- a CDS encoding IS630 family transposase, with amino-acid sequence MHRMTLTDDDRADLEAVIRKRSGSAALARRARCVLLWADGERRVDIRAKLACNDAFVTRWTKAFELQGLAGLVSLHPGRAPVRPVAKLEARVLNKTLKHKPKDGSTHWSSRKLAAELGDVSFSAVQRIWRKHGLQPHRLERHLVSNDPDFEAKAADVIGLYLNPPAHAAVFCVDEKTAIQALDRKDRMLPLAPGRAESHGFEYKRNGTLSLFAALNTATGEVLGMTAPRHTSEQFVGFLGDVVASQPQGREIHVICDNVSSHKTELVQAFLAKHGNVQIHFTPTYSSWLNQVENWFSRIQRDVISRGIFTSVKDLDKKLMRYIREHNKSPKPIKWKYDNPNRRHHQFF
- a CDS encoding VirB4 family type IV secretion/conjugal transfer ATPase gives rise to the protein MFTAAERQAPATPRRPGRRPASHLLHPRCWHQAQHENPLSRFIPFSSVLTPNDVVTRGGDYLRVWRLEGVPFECADEPDIAERHEALCSLLRNLAGGHWAVWTHRLHRRVADQLSDPAVPGFAQDLSRAYQARLGERRMMSHELYLTLVYRPTVSRAGRALQSTQRTRDGIARLQAEALVEMTERTALVDRVLRRFGPQLIGSREHRGRLYSEVAEFLGYLVNGCWRPVPLAAGPLYRTLPTTRLSFGGDKLELRQGDTCRYAALVDIKEYADAVEPGVLNALLYEASEFIETQSFSILPRREAIRALTLQRDQLIASDDGIATQVAGMDAALNDLGDGQFCMGEYHYSLVVFGDDVADAGRRAAQAIGAVGESSSLQMAPVDLVADAAWFAQWPGNWQWRPREAKLSSRAFAALASGHNFARGKRDGNPWGEALALLGTPSGQPFYFNFHSSPPGQDSTDQALPGNTLIIGSTGVGKTTLEMFLLVLTRKWTPAPRLVLFDLDRGCEIAIRALGGRYLRLQAGQPTGLNPLQHPPTPARLQAWAQLVRTCLETPTLPLLPADERAIAEAVKAVASMPAALRRLSTVRQNLPKAGSNSLYDRLGRWCAGGALGWVFDEADDQLQALNDAPILGFDTTDFLELPEVRTPVMMVLLQAMQERITGERLIYVISEFWKALDHEVFSDFAKQQQKTIRKHNGLGLFDTQSPSDVLQHPIGRTMVEQSVTKIFLANTDAVREEYVDGFGLSEAEFDLVRKLGRHGGRRFLVKQGATSAICELDLSGMEDFVTVLSATTENLALLDQLRERHGDDPFRWLPALLREVHDRRSRIVRRLV
- a CDS encoding TrbC/VirB2 family protein, with translation MSRLLSLTRTAAWAVTPWLASAARAQGFDKVNTTVINVNTILVTISVAVVTIAIIWAGFKMIFQGARLTDVANVLIGGTLVGGAGAFAAFIVN